In one Hippocampus zosterae strain Florida chromosome 10, ASM2543408v3, whole genome shotgun sequence genomic region, the following are encoded:
- the gemin7 gene encoding gem-associated protein 7: protein MATPVPVLRLPKGPDPHSRGFDPTSPRYIALCSTSITCSSSSHTDPEELKLEQRARSQLRERFLRCLMATRNKKVSLRLHGDVTVDATFGCCDIDVLNLQVSDLYTPIGVQKEALIRCQDVVSYTFQL from the coding sequence ATGGCAACACCGGTGCCCGTGCTTCGTCTGCCGAAAGGTCCCGACCCTCACAGCCGCGGCTTCGACCCTACATCTCCTCGCTACATCGCTCTGTGCAGCACGTCCATCACTTGTTCCTCGTCGTCACACACAGACCCGGAAGAGCTGAAGCTAGAGCAGCGCGCGCGCTCACAATTGCGAGAGCGCTTCCTCAGGTGTCTGATGGCCACGCGCAACAAGAAGGTGAGCTTACGCTTGCACGGCGACGTGACCGTGGACGCCACGTTCGGCTGCTGCGACATCGACGTGCTCAACTTGCAGGTGTCCGACCTATACACTCCCATCGGTGTGCAGAAAGAGGCGCTCATCAGATGCCAGGACGTCGTGTCGTACACCTTTCAGTTGTGa
- the calm3a gene encoding calmodulin 3a (phosphorylase kinase, delta), which yields MADQLTEEQIAEFKEAFSLFDKDGDGTITTKELGTVMRSLGQNPTEAELQDMINEVDADGNGTIDFPEFLTMMARKMKDTDSEEEIREAFRVFDKDGNGYISAAELRHVMTNLGEKLTDEEVDEMIREADIDGDGQVNYEEFVQMMTAK from the exons ATG GCAGACCAGCTGACCGAGGAACAGATCGCAG AGTTCAAGGAGGCCTTCTCACTGTTTGATAAGGACGGCGACGGAACCATCACCACCAAGGAGCTCGGCACTGTCATGCGCTCCCTTGGCCAGAACCCCACTGAGGCTGAGCTGCAGGACATGATCAATGAGGTCGATGCGGACG GTAACGGTACAATTGATTTCCCGGAGTTTCTGACGATGATGGCGAGGAAGATGAAGGACACAGACAGCGAGGAGGAGATCAGAGAAGCATTCAGAGTCTTTGACAAG GATGGCAATGGCTACATTAGTGCAGCAGAGCTACGGCACGTCATGACCAACTTGGGGGAGAAGCTCACTGATGAGGAGGTGGACGAAATGATCCGCGAGGCTGACATTGACGGCGATGGTCAGGTCAACTATGAGG AATTTGTGCAGATGATGACTGCCAAGTGA